A genomic region of Polypterus senegalus isolate Bchr_013 unplaced genomic scaffold, ASM1683550v1 scaffold_5374, whole genome shotgun sequence contains the following coding sequences:
- the gadd45bb gene encoding growth arrest and DNA-damage-inducible, beta b — protein sequence MTLEETVCSSSTEKKMESVKQALEELLVAAQRQSCLTAGVFESAKLMNVDSDSIVLCILATDEEDEDDIALQIHFTLIQAFCCDNGINIVRVSGMQRLAEVLGEAGVENNANEARDLHCLLVTNPHTNAWKNSALEKVGSYCEESRSRNLWVPCVSLQER from the exons ATGACTTTGGAGGAGACGGTGTGTAGCAGCAGCACCGAGAAGAA GATGGAGAGCGTGAAACAGGCTCTGGAGGAACTGCTGGTGGCGGCTCAGAGGCAGAGCTGTCTGACCGCGGGAGTCTTCGAATCTGCCAAACTCATGAATGT TGACTCGGACAGCATAGTCCTCTGCATCCTAGCAACTGACGAGGAGGACGAGGATGACATCGCCTTACAGATCCACTTCACCCTGATCCAGGCCTTCTGTTGTGACAACGGTATCAACATTGTACGTGTGTCCGGCATGCAGAGGTTGGCCGAGGTGCTGGGCGAAGCTGGCGTGGAAAACAACGCGAATGAAGCTCGGGACTTGCATTGCCTGCTGGTCACG AATCCGCACACGAACGCTTGGAAAAACTCCGCCTTAGAAAAAGTGGGAAGCTACTGCGAAGAAAGCCGCAGCCGGAACCTGTGGGTGCCTTGTGTCTCACTTCAGGAGCGCTGA